From Gavia stellata isolate bGavSte3 chromosome 27, bGavSte3.hap2, whole genome shotgun sequence, one genomic window encodes:
- the GNB1 gene encoding guanine nucleotide-binding protein G(I)/G(S)/G(T) subunit beta-1, whose protein sequence is MSELDQLRQEAEQLKNQIRDARKACADATLAQITANIDPVGRIQMRTRRTLRGHLAKIYAMHWGTDSRLLVSASQDGKLIIWDSYTTNKVHAIPLRSSWVMTCAYAPSGNYVACGGLDNICSIYNLKTREGNVRVSRELAGHTGYLSCCRFLDDNQIVTSSGDTTCALWDIETGQQTTTFTGHTGDVMSLSLAPDARCFVSGACDASAKLWDVREGMCRQTFTGHESDINAICFFPNGNAFATGSDDATCRLFDLRADQELMVYSHDNIICGITSVAFSKSGRLLLAGYDDFNCNVWDTLKADRAGVLAGHDNRVSCLGVTDDGMAVATGSWDSFLKIWN, encoded by the exons ATGAGTGAGCTTGACCAGTTACGCCAGGAGGCTGAGCAACTGAAAAACCAAATCAGA GATGCTAGGAAAGCATGTGCGGATGCCACCCTGGCTCAG ATCACAGCCAATATTGACCCAGTGGGGAGAATTCAAATGCGCACTAGAAGAACACTCCGGGGACACCTGGCTAAAATTTATGCAATGCACTGGGGGACCGATTCCAG GCTTCTAGTTAGTGCCTCCCAGGATGGCAAACTTATAATTTGGGACAGCTATACTACAAACAAG GTGCATGCTATTCCCCTGCGTTCATCTTGGGTCATGACTTGTGCATATGCTCCTTCTGGAAATTATGTGGCTTGTGGTGGTCTTGATAACATCTGTTCCATTTATAACTTGAAAACTCGTGAAGGGAATGTACGTGTCAGCCGTGAACTAGCTGGTCACACAG gataCTTGTCATGCTGTCGTTTCTTGGATGATAATCAAATCGTTACCAGCTCTGGTGACACCACTTG CGCACTCTGGGACATAGAAACTGGTCAGCAGACAACTACATTTACTGGGCACACTGGAGATGTCATGAGTTTGTCTCTTGCTCCTGATGCCCGGTGTTTTGTTTCTGGTGCCTGTGATGCCTCTGCCAAACTGTGGGATGTTAGAGAAGGAATGTGTCGGCAAACCTTCACTGGCCACGAGTCGGACATCAATGCCATCTGT TTCTTCCCAAATGGCAATGCATTTGCCACAGGCTCGGATGATGCTACATGCAGGCTTTTTGATCTTCGGGCCGATCAGGAACTTATGGTTTATTCACATGATAACATCATCTGTGGCATCACCTCTGTAGCATTTTCCAAGAGTGGACGTCTCCTCTTAGCTGGTTATGATGACTTCAACTGCAATGTCTGGGACACACTGAAAGCTGATAGAGCAG GTGTCCTTGCTGGTCATGATAACCGTGTCAGTTGCTTAGGTGTGACTGATGATGGTATGGCAGTGGCAACAGGATCATGGGACAGCTTCCTCAAGATCTGGAACTGA